From the genome of Sediminibacter sp. Hel_I_10:
TCGCATCTGAAAACAATTTCCAATAGGAAAAGCCAAAATACAATATGCTAAATACGATATAAGGAGAAAAACTATTGAGACCAATAAGTTTTTTGAACTCGCCCATACACACGAGACCGAAGATGTAGAATAAAATAATTAAAGCATGTTGCCAAAACAAAGATGCTATTAACAATACGATATAGATGATGCCAGACAGTAATCTTGTACGAAGTTCTTTCATCTATAAATCTTCTAGCAACAATAAATACAGGTTCTTTGAACTACTTCCGTAAGTTAAAAAATCCTTTTCTTCAATAGTTTTAAAGTGCTTTATGGTAGTTATATTGGTAGGTATTTTTTGTTTGTTCTTTTTCTTGATCCCCTTCAAACCTTCACCAATATTCTCAACAAATTGACTTGTGGTAGCAAAAATGATAAAGTCGTCTGGGAGCTCTTTTAATTTTTTCTCAGCAATTTGGTTGGATGAAATTAAAAGTGAACCATCATCAGAAATCAGGTATTCACAAGTCGAAAAAAAGTAAGCACTTTCAGATATTTTTTTTGTAGTACAAAAGTCAAAATCCTTAAAGAGGTTAGCTAATCTTTCATCAAAAAGAAGCACTTTTTCATCTTTCCAGCCATTTTCCTTTAAAATGTAGGATAAACTCTGCTGAATCTCCTGCATATTTTCACAATATAAAAATTTGCCACCGTTGGCCTTGAAATTTATAGTGAATTGTTCATCTACGGGCAGCTTAATTTCAGGCATGTATTTGCCTCTAGATTCGCTTTTTATGTTTTCTTCGGGCGTATTCTTTAATCCAAAGATTTTACGAAATAGACTCATGTAACGAAATAGCTATTAACCTTAGTTATACGTAGGTATTACCAAATATAAAAAAACTTAAATTAACCTATGGCTAATTCAAGTTTTTTATGTGTAATGTGTGACAAGATTAAGGTTCTTCCTTAATTTCAACTGTTCCTTCTGGAGCTGGAACATTAGGCTCATTGAGCTCTTTTTTAGCAAACGGACGCTTACCAAAAATCTTCTCTAGATTATCTTTAAAGATCACCTCTTTCTCAAGAAGCACTTCAGCCAACTGGGTTAACTTATCTTTATTTTCCTCCAACAAAGCAATGGCACGTCTGTACTGATTTTCGATAATATCAGAAATTTCTTTATCAATAAGTTCAGCAGTTTGTTCACTATAAGGCTTCGAGAAATTATATTCTGACTGCCCACTAGAGTCGTAATAGGTCAAGTTACCAACCTTCTCACTAAGTCCATAAATAGTGACCATAGCTCTCGCTTGCTTAGTTACTTTTTCCAAATCGCTCAGAGCACCTGTTGAAATTTTATTGAAAATCACCTTTTCAGCGGCTCTACCACCAAGGGCAGCGCACATTTCATCCAACATTTGTTCTGGCCTTACGATCAATCTTTCTTCCGGCAAGTACCATGCTGCTCCTAGAGATTGTCCTCTTGGCACAATAGTGACTTTGACCAATGGTGCTGCATGTTCTAACATCCAACTTACAGTGGCATGACCAGCTTCATGAAACGCGATAGCTTTCTTTTCATCTTTAGTGATGATCTTATTTTTCTTTTCTAAACCACCAACAATTCTGTCAACAGCATCTAGAAAGTCTTGTTTATCCACTGCAGCCTTACCTTTTCGTGCGGCAATTAATGCAGCTTCATTACAAACATTCGCTATATCAGCTCCAGAGAAACCTGGTGTTTGTTTAGCCAAAAATTCTATATCTAATTTTTCGGACTGTTTGATAGGTCTTAAATGCACTTCAAATATTTCTTCTCGTTCTCTTACATCTGGAAGATCCACAAAAATCTGTCTATCAAATCGTCCTGCACGCATTAACGCTTTATCTAAAACGTCTGCTCTGTTTGTAGCAGCTAGAACAATAACGTTTGTATTGGTTCCAAAACCATCCATCTCGGTCAAGAGTTGGTTTAATGTATTTTCTCTTTCGTCATTAGACCCTGAGAAGTTACTTTTACCTCTGGCACGACCAATAGCATCAATCTCATCGATGAATATAATTGCCGGACTTTTTTCTTTAGCCTGCTTGAATAAATCCCGAACACGAGATGCACCAACACCAACAAACATTTCAACAAAGTCTGAACCAGATAATGAAAAGAAAGGCACTTTAGCCTCACCTGCAACAGCCTTAGCCAATAATGTTTTACCCGTACCTGGTTGACCAACTAATAATGCACCTTTAGGTATTTTACCACCTAATGAGGTATATTTATCAGGGTTTTTAAGAAAATCAACAATTTCTTGAACCTCTTCTTTTGCACCTTCTAAACCAGCAACATCCTTAAATGAGGTCTTTACATCTGTTTTTTCATCAAAAAGCTTGGCCTTAGATTTCCCAATATTGAAAATCTGACCACCAGCACCACCTCCAGCACCGCCAGACATACGTTTCATTATAAAAATCCATACCGCAATAATTAAAACAAACGGTAATAAAGAAAAAATGAAATTGCCCCAAACGTTTTCTTCAGACTTAAAAGAAACAGGAACGTTGATATCATTTTCAGATTTTATTTTATTGATCTCTTCTTGAAACAATTTTAAATCTCCAAACTCAAATACATAATTTGGTTGTGGAGACACAGAAGGTAAAATACCTGAAGGCGCTGAACTTTTGTGTACCTCTTTGCTCATAGCGTCTTTAGTTAAAAAGACTCGAGCTTCTCTATTGTTTACGATGTTTAACTTAGCCACATCGCCCTCTTTCATATAATCAAAAAATTCTGTAGGATTGATTTGTTTAGCAGAACTACCGCCAAAACCTCCTGAGAATAATTGAATACCTAAAAATGCGACTATGACTAATCCATAAATCCAGTAAGGACTGAATTTTGGTTTTTTATTTAAATTCTTATTGTCTTTTGCCATGCGTATCTATCACAACTGTGATAAGCTTAATTATTAATAATTTTAGTAACTCGTTTCTATGACGGTTGTCTTGGCATCTCCCCAAAGACTCTCGATGTCATAGTACTCCCTAATATGTTTTTGAAAGACGTGGACAACTACATTGACATAGTCCATTAAAACCCACTCAGCATTGTCACTACCTTCAACATGCCACGGGTTATCTTTGAGCTCTTTACTAACTCTTTTTTGAATGGAATTTACAATGGCATTTACCTGAGTGTTTGAAGTACCTTCGCATACCACGAAGTAATCACAGACAGTATTTTCGATTTCTCTTAAATCAAGAA
Proteins encoded in this window:
- the rsfS gene encoding ribosome silencing factor; the encoded protein is MAKKNTTPDQLITTVIAGIEDVKGKEIAILDLREIENTVCDYFVVCEGTSNTQVNAIVNSIQKRVSKELKDNPWHVEGSDNAEWVLMDYVNVVVHVFQKHIREYYDIESLWGDAKTTVIETSY
- the ftsH gene encoding ATP-dependent zinc metalloprotease FtsH, which codes for MAKDNKNLNKKPKFSPYWIYGLVIVAFLGIQLFSGGFGGSSAKQINPTEFFDYMKEGDVAKLNIVNNREARVFLTKDAMSKEVHKSSAPSGILPSVSPQPNYVFEFGDLKLFQEEINKIKSENDINVPVSFKSEENVWGNFIFSLLPFVLIIAVWIFIMKRMSGGAGGGAGGQIFNIGKSKAKLFDEKTDVKTSFKDVAGLEGAKEEVQEIVDFLKNPDKYTSLGGKIPKGALLVGQPGTGKTLLAKAVAGEAKVPFFSLSGSDFVEMFVGVGASRVRDLFKQAKEKSPAIIFIDEIDAIGRARGKSNFSGSNDERENTLNQLLTEMDGFGTNTNVIVLAATNRADVLDKALMRAGRFDRQIFVDLPDVREREEIFEVHLRPIKQSEKLDIEFLAKQTPGFSGADIANVCNEAALIAARKGKAAVDKQDFLDAVDRIVGGLEKKNKIITKDEKKAIAFHEAGHATVSWMLEHAAPLVKVTIVPRGQSLGAAWYLPEERLIVRPEQMLDEMCAALGGRAAEKVIFNKISTGALSDLEKVTKQARAMVTIYGLSEKVGNLTYYDSSGQSEYNFSKPYSEQTAELIDKEISDIIENQYRRAIALLEENKDKLTQLAEVLLEKEVIFKDNLEKIFGKRPFAKKELNEPNVPAPEGTVEIKEEP
- a CDS encoding LUD domain-containing protein, which gives rise to MSLFRKIFGLKNTPEENIKSESRGKYMPEIKLPVDEQFTINFKANGGKFLYCENMQEIQQSLSYILKENGWKDEKVLLFDERLANLFKDFDFCTTKKISESAYFFSTCEYLISDDGSLLISSNQIAEKKLKELPDDFIIFATTSQFVENIGEGLKGIKKKNKQKIPTNITTIKHFKTIEEKDFLTYGSSSKNLYLLLLEDL